The Corythoichthys intestinalis isolate RoL2023-P3 chromosome 1, ASM3026506v1, whole genome shotgun sequence genomic interval atctatgaccGTCCGTGGCAGGCTGGCAGCCAACGAGTGAAGCAgtgtttgaccaagccatgatagcagCTACTTTCCAGTAAAGTGCTTATGCAGTTATCGAGCATTACAAGaaataagggggaaaaaaacaaaaatcacggTATCTGCATTGGCAGATACCACACAGCCTAGTGTCAGAATCcgtatcgggagccaaaaattgGTATCGGTACAACATTAACTGCATTACATTACTTTAATCAGTACTGACTGACTGTGAAAACAGCCAATGTCTTTACACACGCAAACATTACCACCCAAAGGCGAAACGGTGCAACTGTCGTCTTCCAAGGTGGGTGGAAGAGACACAGGAGCGTGACGGTGACGCTTAACTTGCGCGTGGTACATAAAAAGCTGCACGAGTATGCACGGTCCTAGACATCCCACAAATTTGGACTGGAAAGGGGAGAATGAACAAATGATGTATTGTTTTaacaaaggaaccaacaggttacTAGCAAACTAGAGTACTGTTGTGTCTTATGTTAAGTcagtagctgccattgacggggctagacgtccaattcgtttaggctggtcccagtcaaaatgagtttgacgtcttaccaccgtcaatggcacgcaAACGTGAGCATTCAAAGTCGGTCCTCCTagtttaaaatgaattggacatctattgttgtcAGTGGTTGACAACGAATAAAGACTATTTTgcttaaagggtatgtcatgcccggggaaaatgttaatattccatcatttatccataaacgcatgccttttgtattcatatcatgccactttgtgtaattacacacaagaaaatgagagaaatttggctcgattgtcaagctaaaacgaccggcgccagagatctggcagattgtgtgcgtgacgtcacgacaagtgaagagagtgccaccggccattaggagggcagcgcctgtctgcatcgatagaattccttctagtgaggggagtggattaggggtgttttgttttatgctgatgcattgtgttcgtcctgcacatattccaggttccctcatgaagaaacacccctcgttgtcaataaaagagaatccagaatcgtttcttcaacaagaaaaaggctcagtgctttaatactgaatggcggcgatgatggcagacaatttcctttcgcgtttcagcgacgaatccgacgtaacgaatgttcatctaatggtgacgaggagagttacgaagctgttttaggttaccaatttgagcccaaaccaacgccaatgcagcgtaatgaaacggtcattgaggggagcaatgacactgatgaaacatcggcagcagatcgtgtgggaaacaccaatgatttgttttgcatttctttttgtgaagcagatacaccgtgactgcaaaataaaggaatgcatagcatttattgcgctatcatagcttttcgctctgccaacagacacaaatatgaatgggatcagaggatttgttctatatattttacgaacgataatttatacatgtgtctagtcctgtatccaatgcgtgacatttttttattataaaagagtactcactctggccatttcgagcttggctgctcccctcctttgcttagccttagcctcctttgccagtcatcgtcctctttcttgatatctcgggacatttaggtggctgcgcgtgtatggtcggcaccgcatctcctttgagccgcaatcttttagcaaaacccgatttcacttgtccatagttcgagaagctttcaggtggaaaataacagaaaaccgtgccggaggctaggtctagaaaattagccctctttgcacggacgaactttacccattgtctgcgtagtccatctttttttttcgcgttcaggaactcatggatactatattccgataaatagctatttgtacaccacatagcacagcagttttgaaccattctagtgatgttttggtcaaacaaacccgaacgctactctctcgtcgataaaaaacaatggcacctggctccgcctcgactgtcaatcacttgccgtgacgtccccgccccattcggctgtttccggaacactttcggaaatgttcgtcattttcgatctattttccataattgctcattaatgtgattgatttttttgttaactttataaatatttgttatcttggcacataacggttctattgatgtcttacaccccctttgccgctacataccctttaaaagaATGTCGCAACAAAATAGCGTCACTGTATTCATAtacagcaggggtgggcaaaccggtcctcgagggccgcagtgggtcctggtctttgttccaactgattcagcacagacagtttaaccaatgaggtttcagttgaaataagaagcacctgactgcaatcaactgattgcacttgtaagaaaccagattggtgaaaagttgtcctcatgatgagtatgaacaaaaacccgcacccactgctgccctttgtggaatagtttgcccaccccagaTTTACAGAAATGCTGCACGGAAATAACTGTGAAGAAGACAAAAGTTTTCAATGGATTGTCCACACACTGTTTAAGTGAAGAGCTCCATTGTAAGTTGAACTCCAGCTTTTTGTGatattcaatgatattttcatatgtgttgacacaggttcgtgtGTAAGAACAACGGTGTTCTCTATGAGAATCAACTTTTACAGATCGGACTCAAGTCGGAGTACCGGCAGAATTTGGGTGAGCGGCTTTCAATCCTCTAACTCTCCCCCCGTGccaaagatgtccaatccgCGTTTGTTTATGGTTAATGGAGCTCAGTCTTCATTTCTCACGTCTTCCAGGTCGCATGTACGTGTTTTTCGGCAACAAGACGTCCAGCCAGTTTCTCAGCTTTTCGTCGTCGGTGACCGGCGACGACGCGCTCAAAACGCATATCCTTTGCAATTGTCGTTTTCGTTTGCTGAAAAGACCCGTGAATGTAAGACCAAAATAAGTAGACTGAAAACGAATGGGATGAGATGTGCGATTACCtagtttgttttggttttttttttttaatgaatttgcaAACATTTCtggtaaacattttttaatttataatgaaCTCCTTGATGCCTGATGCTTTGATACATAAGCCCATAgaaatatagaaaattaaattaaaatcggATTATTCAAaattataaatacgttttttttcccccacatttttgGTTGTCTAAGCTTTTCTatctttaagattttttttaaatcaatattttttatgtacCTATGCATATTTTTGAACTCCCTGGTCGCCGTTGACAgcgttagacatccaatccatttgaatgggAAGGTTGTCAGCAAATAaacaaacgttcattcgctatcaacctcccacttcaaatggattgggcgtctactagcgataaacACATTTTCAATTCACCACAGGAGGATTATTGGACGCCACATGGACCATTTTGGCACgagtttgtaatatttatttcaacatttctggtGGTGCTCTGTGTTTTTCTTTAATCCCCATTGCACATGTGAACGTACACGCCAAAGCAGTGGATCCCGTGATCGAGGGCGGCGCTCAAGTTCAACAGGTCCTCAACATCGAGTGCGTGTCAGAGTTCAGCGATGCTCCGCTACTCAACATCCAGTTCAGGTTGGAAAAAAGCAAAACCAAATCACACCAACCTAAGTATCAACAGCTCACAAAGGAAAGggacgggggaaaaaaatctgtctagGGCCACAAATTGCAATATAGCGAGGGTTCGTGGTAAACAGCCCGGCATGTGCGTTTGCAGGTACGGCGGCACTCCCCAAAACATCTCTATCAAACTCCCAGTAATGCTCAACAAGTTCTTCCAGCCTACCGAGATGACGTCCCAAGACTTCTTCCAGCGCTGGAAGCAGCTCGGCCTGTGAGCCTTCCGACCCGAAACGCCCGAGCCGAACCGAACCGACGGCCTCCCGTTGAACGGTTTTCTCTGTTCCAGCCCTCAGCAAGAAGTCCAAAAGATCTTCAAGCCCAAACACCCGATGGACACTGAGGTGGCCAAAGCCAAGGTGAGCTTTTAACACGTTGCTGTTGAAAATTTGGACAAATACAGTCGTTGAAATGTGTTTTGCTTGAactttgtgagattttgggcttTGGCGTGGCTCTGCTGGACGGGGTGGATCCCAACCCGGCGAACTTTGTCGGCGCTGGCGTCATTCACACCAAAACCTCTCAGGTGGGATGTCTTCTCAGGCTGGAGCCCAACATGCAAGCACAGGTAACCCCCGCACGCACCCGCGCTCGGGCTGCCACCAACAATGATATTGATAGTTGACTAGACATGTGCTGgttggtttcacggtttaccgtggtgtgaaaacgtcgcggtttcaaaaccacaaaaaattttccgtcataccttagtacggtattcgctatttttcatgtgccaaaatgcagccgaagtggcttggtgcggcagcgctcacccttcccctgtttgttgccgtgagtgtcagtgacgctattctgctaaacagccagcaaacccaaaaacacaccctccaaacacaaggcgtacttttcttcaatttattgagctctcaaatcgtggtgaaatatacaaatgaaaacatttaaaacgttgtacaattcgatttttccacgtgtgattaggttcaacaggatagcagtagcaccatgaaaaagttcgccaaaaacaaaacacacattttcctttcaaattcaatatccaaactaaaacttacaaagacgaatgttaggctAGGCTAAGCTGAGAGAGCAGCTTCGTCGaagttttatgtctcacagccgctgagtgagtaacaagcttgaatgaagggggaaagaaaaaggatcgcgtcaaagatcgctaattgagaaaggaggtctcactcctcactttttttttttttagatgaaacctttcctcaacaatacttacattttaactaatttataaagctaacttatacatttttaactaacctattaacttatgaattctttgttctttttaacacaaaggcatggcatcatgtagagcagagttgacacagtggctgaaaatggcgaaacttcacttgagctccccccctcaaaaaaagtcatacagtatatatttttatttagaagtgtttttactttttttatagcaattatattgttcttactctaatattgagcaacttgagatgtggctgtgggtagggctgggcgatatggccttaaacatgtatcacgataaattgagcagatttatctcgataacgataaatgacgataaattcgcccaagcggactgttatataatttgaaaatctgaatcaatgcatgaaatacagatgaactatttcttgttgatttatttaccagcattcaatttgatatactgtatttaacaattgtacatgcagtctaaacattaagtttataaaaatgtattgtaagcaatgagaattcaagtatgaacatttataacaacgtgtatgacttgaacaatgtacattgtcaaaatcagtatgcctgtgcaaacatgtaattgtatcacaaatgacttgcagcttgaacagtacacttcaaaaagacaacttactgtTACAACTTACTGCAATGTCATTgtagctgctgtgacataattattaaatacaagcgtttactttatggtttaagggtttttttcccccccagtgcattttttaataaatgcacgcacaataaaaatagctggggccatttctcggtcattataagtttcgccgttggattgtactttatgctgaatgctttaccatcacaaaagctatcagaggaatcacacacagacagatacaaaataacgccacatagtaattgctagatgcagtccgtgcccaatccactcattaagttcagccgtttcgacaaggttagagccgctatccgactccataacgttcatttgtagcgttagccgctagctagcgttagcctggctaccagtagaaaaagcactgaaagcaccatctccggaaatcgtgagaacaaaggaggacagcgggtgaaagcccgtctggatgccacctagagtctactaaatgtcggttgaaagtttggtgaacctcccttaagccacactccatcacgttttgcttgtagcgttagctgctagcgttagcttaccgggcttttgtttgattggcttcctgatgatcacgtgactccctacgtaagcacattcactgctttcttaaacggggaatgaacatagacgaaaaacacagaatcaaagcgggatgaaaaaactatattttcttgttttattaatttaccgaatttaccgacatggtcaaaattatgtcggtcatcgttaagaatttcggtgacggtaaattttcggtttaccgccctgctctagctgtgggtatagtcaaggttttatttttttaaattttgtataaaatatttgttattttttgtttatctattttcacactatattcatgttccaatttgcaaatatgttttgaaaaaaaatcctgttcaatgggggaaaaaaaaaagtatttatttattaatttttttaaaacccacacatctcaaaattttggagctataattgcaatatcgtgataccgcggtatttttgctcacggttatcgtatcgtcaaaatctcataccggcacatgcctatagtTGACTAATCATTATCAATATGGACTGTTGTATTACTCTGGATTTGACGTTCCAACAGAAAATGTGCATTGGAACCGAAAGCGGCGCACTTAGACAAGCTGGACTGTGActatattagtgttgcaccgataccaattCTGACACAGTGTGGCATCGGCCAAGGCCGATACTGTGTCACGACCgtggtttttgaaaaaaatattagaattaaATAGCAGCACTTAGCGtttggttcattcgctgccacccttgacacttcaaatgattggacctctattagtgataaactcattggtgGGAGGGTGGAtcttggccagaggaagaataatttgtttattttttaccttaatgtctgccattgacagcgcgagacgtccaatccattggaaaTGGTagtggtggcagtgaatgaatgaatgcaaaaTGGATCGGTGGTCCAGTGCAGTCAAATGCAGCCAAGGAGTTTTCaagatttggacaatttttgcACTCTAACAACTGCAACAAGTTGACTATCAAAACAATGTTGATGAATCGTGGCAGCcctcgcacacacacacacatatacgtgTGCTGTTGCTAACTAATGACGTGCGTCTTTTTTTGTCAGATGTACCGTTTGACTTTACGGACAAGCCGGGACGCCGTTTCTCAGAGACTTTGTCACCTGCTCTCAGAACAGTTCTAAAAGCGTAATTGTACAGTGTaaagttgtgtgtgtgtttgcgcgtgcatgttttttttttatatatgtatttttggcACATAGCTTTACTGCCTTTGACTCGCACCAATTTTGCACTTGAGTCCACGAGAGGGTGCTCTTTTTCCACCATCTCAGCTTTGTAGCCAGCCACCTTGACTTTTAAAGCAATACACACTCACACGTGCACTTTGTACCACAGCTCCCAAAGGTGCCTTTTATAGAAAACACTAGCACAGTGCCTCACTACTTTTACCATTTCACACACTATACACTCTGTATTTCTATTTCCTAATGCTCCTCACTGCCTTAAAGAGTTGTTGTTTGGAAATAAAAAAGCTTTTCACCTCACGCGTGTCTTTAACGTTTCAAGAAAGACTTAAGGGCAACCTTAAAGGTGGCCTTAACTTCTTTAACTTAGGTTTTCATGAACTTTTACGCCGGGTTTGAATTTGCTTCGATAGCAGCATTGTTTAcggcagcccttttcattttcgaTTTTTGGACGAAATACTTGTTCGcctttgtcatattttagtcattttaatctgcgttattcgtctagtttttgttgataaatgcttaaaatgttGTCGTCTGTGAACTATAAAGGTTTTAGTccacaaataaatgaaaaataacaagGTTTTCAACCGTTTAAAACAAACATTAACAGACGATCACATCTCATAGCGTCCACAAGGACAACTTCCGGGAGCACGACGACCGGGAGCCGTGgcaaacaccaacaaaacaaaaaaacaatacaagtttaagaggacactcgcTACGCTAAAGTTAATGCTTACGAGAATGCTAactctacgagttacatttagtgtttgatggtcactcagcacagacctttaaaggctcaaGCAACATTACATCATTTCttcagccaagataagaaaacaaatcttaccgtgtgtttcTAAACTAAGCAAGCCTGGCTCGAAGAACATCATTTTTTATATGTCTtaggtagtgaatgagttaaccacCAGTCACTGGTAACGGTCAGGGTGGGGGCACAGAACATGTCACATGAGCGACAGGAGCCAAAcagtgctacgatgcaggctgacTAACTACACGAACAATAACAAAATGTCACACGTTGTGAACATGACGGAAACTTGTTCGTTCCATGGCTCGTCAAATGAGAACTGGCACTTGTGTCTTGTTCTGTTTTAGTCGTTTTTAGCTCATCGTCTCATCATGAAGATATTGTTCGTCGATGAAATACTttaatcgtcatcgttgacaaaaacaacgatGGTtgaaagtagagatgtcccgatcgatctggtctgatcacgtcattttcaaagtatcagaattggcaaaaaaatatcggccatgccttttttaaatatatattttttaattcaatcgttttctaaatgtaCTTAACattagacataatatgttacactcatccagagtctttaggcttaaggtaccgataacggcggtaattaaaattttaaaaatgtatcacgttaaatatttaacgcaattaatgcatgcgttgcacgacccactcatgcattgtcgcgcttaatctgtaatggcgctgttttacccagTTAGagggataaaaggcagcgtaaaatgaatgagtgaattttggcagcctttggagccttttttttgatgggctaaagccttacaattcctctccctacgattagacatatcatgggaagcaatgtggggaagcaaggaagcaaatgatctttttcttaacaccttatgttatttcccaacgcagagaagacacagtggggagaacaagtatttgatacactgccaatgggttttcccattgtcagtgtatcaaatacttgttctccccactgtatatcaattggtagcactacgcacagtcatgggtccacttcccatcatgcatttgggttgaattgctgcagtatcatttactgaaagctcaacaaatacactagatggcaatatttagtcacaatatacaaagtcacaagtctttctatccgtggatccctctcacagaaagaatgttaataatataaatgccgtcttgaggatttattgtcataataaacaaatacagtacttatgtactgtatgttgaatgtatatattcgtccgagttttattattattttttcttaatgcattgccaaaatgtatatgatcgggaaaaattatcgggaatgattggaattgaatcgggagcaaaaaaaaagcaatcggatcgggaaatatcgggatcggcagatactcaaactaaaacgatcgggatcggatcaggagcgaaaaaacatgatcggaacaatcctAGTTGAAAGTAAAGGTAGACTGatatatggagtttttccaaGATCTGCCATCGGCCGATCTAATAGGATAACCGTTTGGGTGATGATTTCTCGAAGGTTGACCGATATATTCCATCaattatctaccgcttaatccaggGACTATAGCCAATATACAGTACAAGGATAATTgtgatatttactgtttgtgtgATGATCCGTGATGGTGATGAATTGTGATTTTGCACCACCTAGTGGCCTGTGTTATAGTAGGCATTAGAAGAAACTTCCTGAACCTTTGTGTTTCCATTGCTTTTCATCAtcgtgttttaaaaaaaaatattttgaccaCAAAACACTGGCAATCATCTTAATTATAAATATGCATCTGATTGGAGCTAATTTGCATAGCCTCCGCATTGGTCTGAAGCACGCGGGCCTTGGCAATGTGTATGGTCACTGACACATCACCGAGACGTGGACTTACACGATTTACGCTCACAGGTGTCAGGAGGCCAAATTTTAGTCACGGGCAAGCCGGCGAATGTTGTTCTCGTGCAGGAAAGTGGTGAGCAACCAAGGGGGTGTGGAAAAACAGGAACTGTTGGTGTGATGAaagtattgtactaaaccacagaaTATTCATATGTCTCGATTTAAACAATCCTTTATTTGCTTGATGCAGCACATTTTAGATCCAGGAATTGGCAACCTCCAAGCGGCTTTTCTCAGCACTCCCCATACTAGTGGGCGCGAAGGAACAAGAAAGAGGGCACGTACTTGCTTCATAAGGCGTGGTGGGACATCACACCTGGCACAATTTCAAAACCTACCATCTGCAAGAGGATTTAACTTAACGcgattgcaataaaaaaatgacttgaatagaTAACACATTTCCACGAGGGAACACTCCCATATCTTACAGTTCAAAATATCGGAAAATGATTTGAGGGCCTCTTTaaataaaaccaacaaaaaatggTGGGGGCATGAAAAACCAAAATACTTCCGAAAAAGTAAAACTGAATTTGAAAAGAAAGTGGTATTGACATCAAAAACTTAACTTACTGCCTGGAAAATATAAAATtgattgcatttttttaatggttACATTAAACACATTCACTGCCAGCACAGGTATATCTATAGTATTCACAGAATATGTTTTGTTGCTCATAAGGAGTGTTTTTCAGATGCATTTCTTTTAAAGGcaagagacgtccaatccatctcaCTGTGAGGGCTGGCTGCAAATAATTTTTCAGTGTCCTTGACAATCCATTTTGGCCGGGAGGACTGACAACCAATGGGTTAAGCACATCTGTCCTCAAACTGGCTCTGTTTAATTCAATCTGCATGGTGCACATAATAAATAGGCGCACGTCGTCAGTCATTGTAGCGCACCTCGGCTCGGAGCTCCTTGGTGACGTAGTTGAGCAAGGCGGCCACCACCTGCTGCTGCAGTGTGGCGTTGCCCATCACTAAGGCGAGCAGCTGGGCCGCGTCGGTCCAGTCCAGACCCGACAGGACGGCGGACACGTCCTCGTACAGTTTCTGCCGCTGCGCCGGCGGGAGCTCGGCCAGGATCTGAGGAAGAGGACGGAACTGACCGCCGGCCATCCAGCCCGCCAGCAGGCTTCCTACGACGCCCCCTGGAGGAGGGAAAGGAATGTTGGAATGTGTCCCAAATAACTGTTATAAATAACTCCGCAGCAACGGGTTGAAAATACTCGCGGGCAGAGCAACTTGTTCCCGTAACATCTGACTTTGTTGGTGGCTATTTTTACCTCGTGACTTTActattttagtgccattgacaactctagacgtccaatctcgtGGCAGCCAATCATTCTTCCGTCAAAGGCTTTTATCACTAGCACACggccgatccatttgaagtgggagggtggtagCGAATTAATATTGATTATTCACTTCGAGCCGTCACACTTCGAATtgattagacgtctagcgccgccaatggcagccaactgCAATGGCGTAATTACAAATCTGGAAGATGCAGCTAATCCAGAATGCTGCTCTTGTGGAATAATCTCCTGGAAAAACTAGTTTCCAGTTTCATTTTTGgcaaagaacaacaacaacaaattaacGCATTTGCTCCCATTactggtgatagacgtccaatcacgtggctgttttcatccttctgctgtgaagtgAAATGAGATAATCACTAGtaggcatccaatccatttgaaatagaGCGGATGTCGATCGCCGTAAATGCTAGTCAACGGTCATCGGAGATGAGCCGCGCTTACCGACAGCGATGCCAGGCGGTCCGCCCAGCAGGCCTCCGACGAAGGCGCTGCCCCCCGCCATCAGGGCTCCCCTGCCCGCGCCTCTGACCGCCACCTTGATTTGCTCTTGAGCTGAGATATCGCAGCACAGACGCATGACGTCATCCATCCTGGGCGCCATCTTCAACGCTAAAGGGAAAAACAGAGGTGTTAGAATATACGGATACGGTGATGTATTGCAACACTTTGTATCCCGTtccgttatcgatatgctctctCCAAGGATCCATGTTTTCAAAAGATGCCACTGTTTAATAGAGGAACCAAATGAAAGTTTCCATAAGGCCGACATTTTCTTAGCATTTTAGCGCCTCACAACGCGTAAACTTGTGTATTGCATCTCATTTCTGATTTACAGGTACGCAGTTCATTCAACAAAATAATTCCGATGATGTGAAAATGCATTAGATGCACTGAAAAACTTGGGATTTTGTTGTGCATTCGGGTGTGTTTAAAATTGCTTTGAAAACGATCACAAGGGAAACACTTTTCCCAGAATGCACTTCTGAATTGGCTCTGGAAAATACTTTCAAAGTTGTACTTCAAGATGTATTTTGACGTTTAGTAATGAATAAGTATTCgaactcggatctacacgatgccTATCTGGGAAATAGCAATGACTTCACCA includes:
- the LOC130925433 gene encoding protein C19orf12 homolog, which translates into the protein MAPRMDDVMRLCCDISAQEQIKVAVRGAGRGALMAGGSAFVGGLLGGPPGIAVGGVVGSLLAGWMAGGQFRPLPQILAELPPAQRQKLYEDVSAVLSGLDWTDAAQLLALVMGNATLQQQVVAALLNYVTKELRAEVRYND